A single Venturia canescens isolate UGA chromosome 1, ASM1945775v1, whole genome shotgun sequence DNA region contains:
- the per gene encoding period circadian protein isoform X4 — translation MKKGLVVDVTPSLSTILGHTRESWINRSFIEFVHPKDKQAFADHLAKNISLPYEDHDKGLDGHRTSIFCSLQKNKERRSTVGSASDESSYHATTSNPYLPFHLITSTKAFRDPASEEKLQMFFLIVNAEPIMPIYQAPEEMIISTIFSTRHDSNCILINVEVDVVQYFGYMPHEMIGRSVFDFYHPDDLPYLKEVYETVVKMDGLPFRSKPYRFATQNSDYVVLETEWSAFFNPWSEKLEFVVGHHRVLRGPKNPNVFQAAPDPRKISSLENISEEIFKESKIIQSEIQAVLNEKIERMEDDGAYEITSSSKNLDTFVENLLREVKPPAPVSKEHFATDHKSFLGSRNPLLQEHDSAILGAISPHDRYCDSKSSTETPPSYGQLNYNEKITRYFDSKLLVSATYGDGDNTNLSVPSNKEVRKSSSNLTGTKNTTLSGENLSSGSNNRTSYDSPDDVDKPRSVNPMPTGDLEIPTLTESMLNKHNREMEKLLIQQHKEWRRNLKYRKEDKDSKNNGTEDNQTRPSNKRSKHQTKTCSTKKRRIDDHEGEQCKIPKCDEDAKTGTVAPVLAATNASVHAGDKVAPETAATQDSNVWPPATGAASPQLSHPHFYVAASNNEPRMESRGPEFSSLVPLFYVPLPRTVPSTTNSQPQQVTYVSYATAPLAGVIYPPVVCAPAPVTTMYRPFLIPGSVPINREIQQTNSANAQEENSSKSIKRPASHATSIKGEVGSTMALSESSKKQLFLGDQFSSCISIDGLCSSLVPNTKPETSTNSQFNSSLEDSSDSSFYSSFLTKSNQSSYDRSENIVPHHPQKIRIRKQQLNLPSRGPPWQEDVMMTDQLIYRYQLTPKPLNEVLEADMKILRNLDQPSMVTDQLAQMYSDMELSKVDFSAKLIPCEHDTPVGSEGGSSGEKQRNVALEVRKCESSCSVGRQDENVVSNFVGFSPIRAVVCFENEPKRHTVFCKIREP, via the exons GTCTTGATGGACATCGGACAAGTATATTTTGCAGTctacaaaaaaacaaagagcgaAGGTCAACAGTTGGAAGTGCAAGCGACGAAAGCAGTTACCATGCAACAACGTCCAATCCGTACCTTCCCTTTCATCTGATAACGAGTACCAAAGCTTTTCGCGATCCTGCTAGTGAGGAGAaacttcaaatgttttttctcattgtcaaCGCCGAGCCAATTATGCCCATCTACCAAG CCCCCGAAGAGATGATAATATCGACGATATTTTCAACTCGGCACGATTCCAACTGCATCCTGATAAACGTCGAAGTCGACGTGGTGCAATACTTTGGTTATATGCCACACGAAATGATAGGTCGTTCGGTGTTCGACTTTTATCATCCTGATGATCTGCCGTACCTCAAAGAAGTCTACGAGACC GTTGTTAAAATGGACGGATTGCCATTTCGCTCAAAACCATACAGATTCGCAACACAAAACAGCGATTACGTTGTATTGGAGACCGAGTGGTCGGCATTTTTCAATCCCTGGAGTGAAAAACTAGAATTTGTCGTAGGTCATCACAGAGTACTCCGTGGACCAAAGAATCCGAACGTTTTTCAAGCTGCGCCggatcctcgaaaaatcagcTCGCTGGAAAATATAAGCGAAGAAATATTCAAAGAATCGAAGATCATACAGAGCGAAATACAAGCTGTTCTCAATGAG AAAATCGAAAGAATGGAAGACGACGGAGCCTACGAGATTACTTCTAGTTCTAAAAATCTTGACACGTTCGTGGAGAACCTGCTGCGGGAGGTCAAGCCTCCGGCGCCAGTCTCCAAGGAGCATTTCGCAACTGACCACAAGAGCTTTTTG GGATCACGAAATCCCTTGTTGCAGGAACACGACAGCGCCATACTGGGCGCAATATCACCTCATGATAGGTACTGCGATAGCAAATCGTCAACCGAGACTCCACCGAGTTACGGTCAGCTCAATTACAATGAGAAAATAACGAGATATTTCGATAGCAAACTTCTCGTTAGCGCCACTTATGGGGATGGAGATAACACGAATCTGAGTGTGCCGAGCAACAAGGAAGTCAGAAAATCGAGCTCGAACTTGACTG GCACGAAAAACACGACACTGAGCGGTGAGAATTTGAGCAGCGGCTCGAATAATCGTACTAGTTACGACAGCCCCGATGACGTTGACAAACCACGCAGCGTCAATCCAATGCCTACGGGAGATTTGGAAATACCGACACTCACCGAATCGATGTTGAATAAGCATAACCGGGAAATGGAGAAACTCCTGATCCAGCAACACAAAGAGTGGCGACGTAATTTAAAGTATAGAAAAGAGGACAAAGATTCAAAGAATAATGGTACGGAGGATAACCAAACCAGGCCAAGTAACAAGCGGAGTAAACACCAAACGAAAACGTGCAGTACCAAAAAACGCAGAATCGATGATCACGAGGGGGAACAATGCAAG ATTCCAAAATGCGATGAGGATGCCAAAACGGGTACCGTAGCTCCTGTACTCGCTGCGACGAATGCATCAGTGCACGCGGGTGACAAAGTCGCACCAGAAACCGCAGCGACTCAAGACTCCAATGTTTGGCCACCGGCTACGGGGGCCGCATCACCACAACTGTCTCATCCCCATTTTTACGTGGCAGCTTCAAA CAATGAACCGCGCATGGAATCCAGAGGCCCAGAATTTTCGTCTTTAGTTCCATTGTTTTATGTTCCCTTACCACGAACTGTTCCGTCGACCACTAATAGTCAACCTCAGCAGGTTACTTACG TTTCTTACGCCACAGCACCATTGGCAGGTGTAATTTATCCACCGGTGGTCTGTGCACCAGCACCGGTAACGACGATGTACCGGCCGTTTTTGATACCGGGATCGGTGCCAATTAATCGAGAAATACAGCAAACTAATTCGGCGAATGCCCAAgaagaaaattcgtcgaaaagCATTAAGCGACCGGCGTCGCACGCCACGAGTATCAAAGGCGAGGTCGGTAGTACAATGGCATTGTCCGAATCTTCGAAAAAA caactCTTTTTGGGCGATCAATTCTCATCTTGCATCAGCATCGATGGTCTTTGCTCGAGTCTTGTGCCTAACACGAAACCGGAAACCAGCACGAACAGTCAATTTAACTCGAGCCTCGAGGATTCTAGTGATTCAAGTTTTTACAGTAGCTTCTTGACGAAAAGTAACCAGAGTAGTTACGACCGAAGTGAAAATATTGTCCCTCACCATCCACAG aaaattcgaattcgaaaACAACAGCTTAATCTGCCGAGCAGAGGTCCGCCATGGCAAGAGGACGTGATGATGACCGATCAATTGATATATCGATACCAATTAACGCCAAAGCCATTGAACGAAGTGCTCGAAGCCGATATGAAGATCCTTCGAAATTTGGATCAACCGTCGATGGTGACCGACCAACTGGCACAAATGTACTCCGACATGGAGCTGAGCAAAGTTGATTTTTCTGCGAAACTTATACCTTGCGAACACGACACGCCAGTGGGCAGTGAGGGCGGCAGCAGCGGCGAGAAACAACGTAACGTAGCACTCGAGGTGAGAAAATGTGAGAGCTCGTGCTCGGTGGGAAGACAAGACGAAAATGTTGTTTCCAACTTCGTCGGATTTTCGCCCATCCGAGCAGTCGTTTGTTTTGAAAATGAGCCTAAAAGACACACAGTTTTCTGCAAAATCAGAGAaccttga
- the LOC122419030 gene encoding sodium-coupled monocarboxylate transporter 1-like: protein MTSEDNSEMTGKRNWVQGMMTVDELSRSMQTFGLIDYSVFTAMLVMCGIIGVYFGFIKKSLGEDEYLVGGRNMSTLPISLSLIASFISGISLLGTPTEIYVHGTSYLFIGFGVIFVGFAMSYVFLPVFHELRLTSTYEYLEKRFDNKVRLLGSTLFGFGIMLWLPIVIYVPALAFNQVTGINIHIVTPFVCIICIFYTCVGGLKAVVWTDFVQAFVMFGAMLLIIIKGTLDLGGLDVVLQRNRDSGRLELPLTDWHLSTRHTLWSLVIGGFVHWLHISAINQNMLQRYMALPTLKAARRALWGFIVGALSLVGICGYSGMLIYAWYHTCDPLTTKLAGAKDQLLPLLVMDILGEFPGLPGLFVAGVFSAALSSLSTGLNSMAAVVMEDFIKPFRKTPFSTRTADILMKLTVVILGVICVALVFVVEKAGSHVLQLSISLSAIHSGPSLGIFTIGVLLPWINALGALIGGLSGLAFMTWITISAQTGIASGSIRFQEKPITTEGCTYWFQQVESMLLFIPPEVATNATDSTNIGESWALYRMSYLWYTVTGAMVTVSIGLVVSIFTPARVEKLDPMLVAPFLRKYLKTPEPTELCHVMIRTQGPNGITTSPTANVKPV, encoded by the exons ATGACTTCCGAGGACAACTCGGAAATGACGGGAAAGCGGAATTGGGTGCAGGGCATGATGACCGTCGACGAGCTCAGTCGATCGATGCAGACTTTCGGCCTCATCGATTATTCGGTATTCACAGCTATGCTTGTGATGTGCGGTATCATTGGCGTTTATTTTGGcttcattaaaaaatcgttgggcGAAGACGAATATCTCGTTGGTGGAAGAAATATGAGCACGCTGCCAATAAGTTTGAGCTTAATTGCTAGTTTCATATCGGGAATATCGCTGCTCGGTACACCGACTGAGATTTATGTGCACGGTACGAGTTACCTCTTCATCGGATTCGGTGTCATTTTCGTCGGGTTCGCCATGTCTTATGTCTTCTTACCGGTATTCCACGAGCTTCGATTAACGAGCACTTACGAATACCTCGAAAAACGCTTCGACAATAAAGTCAGGCTGCTCGGATCGACACTTTTTGGATTTGGCATT ATGCTCTGGCTTCCCATCGTTATATACGTGCCAGCACTTGCCTTCAACCAAG tAACCGGAATAAACATACACATCGTCACACCGTTCGTGTGCATCATTTGTATATTCTACACTTGTGTG GGAGGATTGAAAGCAGTCGTGTGGACGGACTTTGTTCAAGCTTTCGTCATGTTTGGGGCAATGTTACTGATAATCATAAAAGGTACCTTGGACCTCGGAGGTCTCGATGTTGTTTTACAGAGGAATCGGGATTCCGGAAGGCTCGAACTGCCATT GACCGATTGGCATTTGTCGACGAGGCACACTCTGTGGTCCCTCGTCATTGGTGGTTTCGTTCACTGGCTCCATATTTCCGCGATCAACCAAAATATGCTTCAGCGTTACATGGCGTTACCAACGTTGAAAGCAGCTCGGAG GGCACTTTGGGGCTTCATCGTCGGAGCTCTCAGCCTCGTTGGAATATGTGGATACTCGGGAATGCTTATATACGCCTGGTACCATACCTGTGATCCTCTCACCACGAAG TTAGCAGGAGCGAAGGATCAGCTATTGCCTCTACTCGTGATGGATATTCTCGGGGAATTTCCTGGGCTACCAGGACTCTTCGTTGCTGGAGTTTTCAGTGCTGCTCTCAG ttctCTCTCAACCGGATTGAATTCCATGGCTGCTGTTGTGATGGAGGATTTCATAAAGCCTTTCCGGAAAACTCCCTTTAGCACTAGAACGGCTGATATACTTATGAAACTAACAGTCGTGATACTCGGCGTTATTTGCGTTGCCCTCGTTTTCGTCGTCGAAAAAGCTGGTTCTCACGTTCTCCAG TTGTCGATAAGCTTAAGTGCCATCCACAGTGGCCCATCCCTGGGAATTTTCACTATTGGAGTATTGCTACCGTGGATCAATGCCCTG gGCGCCCTTATCGGGGGACTCAGCGGTCTAGCATTCATGACTTGGATCACGATATCTGCTCAGACTGGCATCGCAAGTGGTTCGATCAG GTTTCAGGAGAAACCGATAACAACGGAAGGCTGCACCTATTGGTTTCAGCAAGTTGAAAGCATGTTGCTTTTCATACCACCGGAAGTTGCGACCAATGCCACTGATTCTACCAACATTGG CGAATCTTGGGCTCTGTATCGTATGAGTTATCTCTGGTACACCGTGACAGGTGCGATGGTAACTGTCAGCATCGGTCTCGTCGTAAGTATATTTACCCCAGcgagggttgaaaaattggatcCAATGCTGGTGGCACCATTTTTACGGAAGTATTTGAAGACTCCAGAACCGACTGAGCTCTGCCACGTAATG atTCGAACTCAAGGCCCAAACGGAATAACGACGTCTCCAACTGCGAACGTAAAGCCGGTGTAA
- the Prosbeta1 gene encoding proteasome subunit beta type-6, whose protein sequence is MNAVQNFVPSNVGIMESMSPDWLTSEASTGTSIMACEFEGGVVIGADSRATTGAYVSNRTADKLTRVTDNIYCCRSGSAADTQAISEIVTYHLGFHQMELGTQPLVETAANVFREMCYNYRDSLMAGILVAGWDQRKGGQVYSIPLGGMCVRQPIAIGGSGSSYVYGYVDANYKPNMTREQCVELVSNTLALAMARDGSSGGVIRIGVITEKGIELKVILGNELPTFYEG, encoded by the exons atgaacgCCGTACAAAATTTTGTCCCATCAAACGTCGGAATAATGGAATCAATGTCTCCAGATTGGCTCACTTCCGAAGCGAGTACGGGT ACATCGATCATGGCCTGCGAGTTCGAGGGTGGGGTAGTAATCGGTGCTGATTCTCGTGCTACCACAGG AGCATATGTGAGTAATCGAACTGCGGATAAGCTCACTAGAGTCACCGATAACATTTACTGCTGTCGTTCAGGATCTGCTGCTGATACCCAAGCAATTTCAGAAATAGTAACTTACCATCTTGGTTTTCACCA AATGGAGCTGGGCACTCAACCGCTTGTGGAAACAGCAGCCAATGTTTTCCGTGAAATGTGTTACAATTATCGGGACTCTTTGATGGCGGGAATCCTCGTTGCCGGATGGGATCAGCGCAAAGGTGGCCAGGTGTATAGCATTCCGCTTGGTGGCATGTGCGTTCGTCAACCGATTGCCATTGGTGGTTCAGGTTCGAGCTACGTGTATGGTTACGTTGATGCAAATTACAAACCAAATATGACGAGAGAACAGTGCGTCGAACTGGTATCGAACA cATTGGCCCTAGCCATGGCCCGGGATGGTAGCAGTGGTGGCGTTATTCGCATTGGCGTCATAACCGAAAAGGGTATTGAACTAAAGGTCATTTTGGGCAACGAGCTGCCCACGTTTTACGAGGgttaa